A single region of the Malaclemys terrapin pileata isolate rMalTer1 chromosome 4, rMalTer1.hap1, whole genome shotgun sequence genome encodes:
- the LOC128835453 gene encoding cytosolic phospholipase A2 zeta-like isoform X3, with translation MHLELLQTTTVLEEGWSEDLKMHTARLGTGTIPLATLPLGQEVEISIPLGKGQGVDLTVKVEESSQDLDVRISFDLCRGEREFLDMRKKIASHALKKTLGLPEEPKKDEIPVVAVVGSGGGMRAMTAFYGNLSGLQQLDLLDILMYMCGISGSTWCLSKLYKDPHWSHNDLQDAISVARKLVTSSKVGAFSAERLVYYFQQLVLLEKEGRKVTLTDLWGLIIEYFLQQKQDPSKLSDQQSAVRWGQNPFPIYAAVNVKPNVSSHEFTEWCEFTPYEFGTHKYGAFIRIEDFGSEFFNGLLLGKHLEPRICFLQGIWASAFAANLDEIWEEVISSKVGFLESLKDAIKAIDEARGRQTLDPLQLEKRMVMPGGAFSHLFQDLFKSRFSAGENINFMRGLYLHRDYVNAKEFVTWKGTHQDAFPNQLTPMEHSLYLIDGVFSINSPFPLVLQPERDVDVILSFNYSWEAPFEVLHQAQKYCEEREIPFPHIVVSETDKQKPKECYMFVDDRNPKVPIVLHFPLVNNTFQKYKAPGVERETEDEKSFGNFPVEGEKSPYHSMNFTYQPNEFDRLLELSRYNIMNNKEAILKALTLGMKRRVLKNAKRK, from the exons GGGCAAGGTGTGGATCTAACTGTGAAGGTTGAAGAGAG CTCTCAGGATCTTGATGTGCGCATCAGTTTTGACCTCtgtagaggagagagagaatttttggaCATGAGGAAGAAAATAGCTTCTCATGCCCTAAAGAAGACACTTGGTTTGCCAGAGGAACCCAAGAAAGATGAG ATCCCTGTAGTGGCAGTAGTGGGATCAGGAGGTGGGATGAGAGCCATGACTGCTTTCTATGGCAATCTGTCAGGACTCCAGCAGCTTGACCTCTTGGATATCCTGATGTATATGTGTGGAATCTCAGGATCCACCTG gtgtttgtctaaactctACAAAGACCCTCACTGGTCCCACAACGATCTCCAGGATGCAATTAGCGTTGCTCGGAAACTTGTGACCAGCAGCAAAGTGGGGGCATTTTCTGCTGAACGACTGGTGTATTATTTCCAGCAGCTGGTCTTGTTGGAGAAAGAAGGACGGAAGGTCACACTCACGGATTTGTGGGGCCTTATCATAGAATATTTCTTACAACAGAAG CAGGATCCATCGAAGTTGTCTGACCAGCAGTCAGCAGTCAGGTGGGGACAGAACCCCTTCCCTATCTATGCAGCTGTCAACGTGAAGCCCAATGTCAGTAGCCATGAATTTACAG AGTGGTGTGAGTTCACACCCTATGAGTTTGGTACCCACAAGTATGGAGCCTTTATCCGCATAGAAGACTTTGGCAGTGAATTCTTCAATGGGCTGCTACTTGGGAAACATCTGGAGCCCAGAATTTGTTTTCTGCAGG GAATATGGGCCAGTGCCTTTGCTGCCAATCTAGATGAAATCTGGGAAGAGGTCATTTCTTCAAAAGTTGGCTTTCTAGAATCTCTGAAAGATGCCATCAAAGCTATAG ATGAGGCTCGTGGACGCCAGACTCTGGACCCTTTACAGTTAGAAAAGCGAATGGTCATGCCAGGTGGAGCTTTCTCACATTTATTTCAAGATTTATTTAAGTCTCGCTTCTCTGCTGGGGAAAACATTAACTTCATGCGTGGACTGTACCTTCACAGGGACTACGTCAATGCCAAAGAGTTTGTGACCTGGAAAG GCACTCACCAGGATGCCTTTCCCAACCAGCTAACTCCAATGGAACACAGCCTGTACTTGATAGATGGGGTTTTCTCTATCAATTCTCCCTTTCCTTTGGTGCTTCAGCCAGAGAGAGATGTAGATGTCATCTTGTCATTCAACTACTCTTGGGAAGCTCCATTTGAG GTGCTGCATCAGGCCCAGAAGTATTGTGAAGAACGGGAAATCCCCTTTCCACATATTGTTGTGAGTGAAACAGATAAGCAGAAGCCCAAGGAGTGTTATATGTTCGTGGATGATCGCAATCCTAAAGTTCCGATAGTGCTTCACTTTCCATTGGTGAACAACACATTCCAGAAATACAAGGCACCAG GAGTCGAGCGTGAGACAGAAGATGAGAAATCCTTTGGCAACTTCCCTGTTGAAGGAGAAAAATCTCCTTACCATTCTATGAACTTCACATATCAACCCAATGAATTTGATAGGCTGCTGGAATTAAGCCGCTACAATATTATGAACAACAAGGAAGCTATTTTAAAAGCCCTTACTTTGGGCATGAAAAGAAGGGTGCTCAAGAATGCCAAAAGGAAATAA